In Halarcobacter mediterraneus, the sequence TATAATAATCATTCTATTACACAGTTTTATTATTATGCTTTTATTTTAGCGGCAATTTTAGAAGTGCTTATTGTAATGGTTGCAATAAGACTTCTATCAAATTTTCTTAAGCCTTTAAAGAATAGTGTTTAAAGGTTTTAAAACACCCAACCAGCTTGAAATATAAACTTAGAGTTGTAGTCTTCTTCACTTTCAATATTAGAATTACCAAGTTTATAAGCTAAATGAGCATTTATAAAAAAGTCTTTAAAATAAGCATAATATCCTAAACCCATATCTTGATATGTTTTACTTGGCTCATTAGAGATTTCTTTACTCATCTTAACTTTTGCAATATCATAAAAAATACTAAGTTTAGAATTTAAACCTTTGAAGTTTGGTAGGTTATAAAAAAGTTCAGTGTTAAAAATATATCCATTTTCAGCACTTTGCTCCCCTTGAGGATATAACTTTACTCCATTTATTCCCCCAATACTTAAATCCTGACTTCCATCTAAATTCTTATTTCCTAAAGCATATTGAAGCTGTAAAGAGTTCTTCCAACTAAAATATTTATTTATATTTAGGTTTTGGTTTACTTCAAGATTTACTTTAG encodes:
- a CDS encoding ShlB/FhaC/HecB family hemolysin secretion/activation protein; protein product: KVNLEVNQNLNINKYFSWKNSLQLQYALGNKNLDGSQDLSIGGINGVKLYPQGEQSAENGYIFNTELFYNLPNFKGLNSKLSIFYDIAKVKMSKEISNEPSKTYQDMGLGYYAYFKDFFINAHLAYKLGNSNIESEEDYNSKFIFQAGWVF